In one window of Bdellovibrio bacteriovorus W DNA:
- a CDS encoding hypothetical protein (COG1837 Predicted RNA-binding protein (contains KH domain)), with protein sequence MDSLKDLVEFMAKSLVDKPENVEVDEIPGQQTTLLALKVDKEDLGKVIGKQGKTAAAMRTIIRAAGTKLNKRYHLDIVE encoded by the coding sequence ATGGATAGCTTGAAAGACCTTGTTGAGTTTATGGCTAAGTCTCTTGTTGATAAACCCGAGAATGTGGAAGTCGACGAAATTCCAGGTCAGCAAACAACTCTTCTTGCTCTCAAAGTAGACAAAGAGGACCTAGGTAAAGTTATCGGTAAGCAAGGTAAAACTGCTGCGGCTATGAGAACAATCATCCGCGCAGCGGGTACAAAGCTTAATAAACGTTATCACTTGGATATCGTTGAATAG
- a CDS encoding putative 16S rRNA processing protein (COG0806 RimM protein, required for 16S rRNA processing) → MKLVGKVREAHGLKGDLYILILSGDITWAKRMKSFYLKSKTSEETLTFTVERTKPFKKGFIVKAQEVADRTAAEKLEHFEFYIDADLLVSKPGETIYLSEILNFNLKDVEQNILGQIVGFSSNGVQDLLVVEMDGRKVEVPFVDDFIKKIDFKHTSVVMDLPEGLLDIESH, encoded by the coding sequence ATGAAGTTAGTTGGTAAAGTTAGAGAAGCTCATGGTCTTAAAGGAGATCTTTATATTCTAATCCTCTCTGGTGACATTACATGGGCCAAGAGAATGAAGAGCTTCTATCTTAAGTCTAAGACTTCAGAAGAAACTTTAACTTTCACAGTTGAAAGAACAAAACCTTTCAAAAAAGGTTTTATCGTGAAAGCGCAAGAAGTTGCTGATCGTACGGCGGCTGAAAAATTAGAACATTTTGAATTTTACATTGATGCTGATCTTTTGGTTTCTAAGCCAGGCGAGACAATCTATCTATCTGAGATCTTAAACTTCAACTTGAAGGATGTAGAGCAAAACATTCTAGGTCAAATCGTTGGCTTTTCTTCAAATGGCGTTCAGGATCTTTTGGTTGTAGAGATGGACGGAAGAAAAGTTGAAGTTCCTTTCGTTGATGATTTCATCAAGAAAATTGATTTCAAGCACACGTCTGTTGTGATGGATCTTCCTGAAGGGCTTTTGGACATCGAAAGTCACTAA